The following proteins are co-located in the Ailuropoda melanoleuca isolate Jingjing chromosome 13, ASM200744v2, whole genome shotgun sequence genome:
- the LOC117795623 gene encoding uncharacterized protein LOC117795623, producing the protein MVSLGLEEHLWDQGAQLALRPEQPPDQGPSIRACPLARPVQQSHLRSPSQECAECYGPGAEAWTWKQPDSHGRPSPAGSRGPSELHFGSSQCQTGAGNLKTFQPRVKCLTRCRQPGAESVQGGQRHFLSWRRPEHGPVSAGPGLSEQPRRRAVRSACIPSLSLLVRLSRGPAPALQLGLGDQSRAQETQCCVCTGSEPPPPLDWQPQSHLLLLS; encoded by the exons ATGGTCTCTCTGGGACTCGAGGAGCACCTCTGGGACCAGGGAGCACAG CTTGCCCTCAGGCCAGAGCAACCTCCCGACCAGGGTCCCAGCATCCGCGCCTGCCCCCTGGCCCGCCCAGTGCAGCAGAGCCATCTCAGGTCTCCGTCCCAGGA GTGCGCTGAATGTTACGGGCCTGGAGCAGAAGCATGGACCTGGAAGCAGCCCGACAGTCATGGGCGCCCGTCCCCTGCGGGGTCACGAGGGCCATCTGAGCTCCACTTCGGCTCATCACAGTGTCAGACAGGAGCTGGAAACCTGAAGACCTTCCAGCCAAGAGTCAAGTGCCTGACCCGGTGCAGGCAG ccaggggCTGAGTCTGTGCAGGGGGGCCAGAGGCATTTCCTCAGCTGGAGACGCCCAGAGCACGGCCCTGTCTCGGCTGGTCCGGGGCTGTCGGAGCAACCTCGTCGGAGGGCTGTGAGGTCCGCGTGcatcccctccctgtccctgctcgTGCGTTTATCGAGGGGCCCGGCTCCTGCTCTGCAGCTGGGCCTGGGGGACCAGTCACGTGCTCAAGAGACACAGTGCTGTGTCTGCACCGGAAGtgagccccccccgcccctggaCTGGCAGCCCCAGTCCCACCTTCTGCTTCTGTCCTGA